The following coding sequences are from one Motacilla alba alba isolate MOTALB_02 chromosome 4, Motacilla_alba_V1.0_pri, whole genome shotgun sequence window:
- the LOC119700553 gene encoding C-C motif chemokine 5-like, producing the protein MRVLAPALAAMLLVAICSLAEADPSVSRSAALSKKNGFEIPVCCLSYISRPIRRSMITSAYVTSNLCSVPAVVLITRKGREICANPSAGWVQKFLEDLELQVH; encoded by the exons ATGAGGGTCCTTgcacctgccctggctgctATGCTCCTTGTGGCCATCTGCTCCCTGGCTGAGGCTGATCCCAGTGTCTCCAGGAGTGCTGCACTTTCCAAGAAGAACG GATTTGAAATCCCCGTCTGCTGCCTCTCCTACATTTCACGCCCCATTCGACGCAGCATGATCACCTCTGCCTACGTGACCAGCAATctctgctcagtgccagccGTGGT CCTGATCAccaggaaagggagggagatATGTGCAAACCCCAGTGCTGGCTGGGTGCAGAAATTCCTGGAGGACTTGGAGCTCCAGGTGCACTga